GCACTCGTCCTGATCGCGTTCGTGCTGCTGATGAACGTGCTCGCCAAGCTCTTCGCGGGCCGCAAGCGGCGCTCGCTCGAAGGCAACTAGCGCCGGCCCGCCCACGGCCTCGTTCCGTGTCCGGCGCGCATCGATATCTCTCGACACGATCCCGCCGATGAGCGAGCCGCGTCCCCTCGTAGCCTGCTGCAGCCCGGTTGCGCGCTCGACGCTCTCCGACGCGCAGGCGATCGAGCTCGAGACGCTGTTCAAGGCGCTCGCGGATCGGCACCGCGCGAGGCGCGGCAGCTTCGCGTACTTCCGGCTCGCAGGGCCAGTCGTTCCTCTGGGAGGCAATCCTCACGTTCTTCCTCATGTTCGTGATCATGGCCGTCGCGACCGACACCCGCTCGGCCGGCGAAGCCGCCGCGATCGCGATCGGGGGCACGGTCGGCCTCGATCCTCTCTTCGGCGGCCCGATCTCCGGCGCCTCGATGAACCCTGCGCGGTCGCTCGGCCCCGCCGTCGTGTCGGGAGACCTGCGCGCGCTGTGGATCTATCTCACCCCGCCGTTCCTGGGCGCCGCCCTGGCAGCGCACGCCTACCAGTTCGTCCGCGCTGACCGGCCGGGTCCGGCCGAGCTCGCCGCCCGCAGGGCGGATACGGGCGCCGGCCCCTCGTAGGGCAACCGTGACGCCGGCCGCCCGCGGCCGGCGCGGGCGCTCGCTCCGGGCACCCGTCGCGTCGGCGGTCTAGGCCTTGGCGGGCTGCAGCCGGCGCATCTCCCAGCGCCGCGCGGCGAACGCGCCGAACGCGATCACGGCGACGAGGAAGAACACGATCAGGTCGCCGCCCTCGATCCGCGTCACGAGCTCCATCACTCCGCCCACCAGGAAGGCCATCGGGATCGTGAACAGCCAGGCGAGCAGGATGTTGCCGGCGACGCCCCAGCGGACGGCCGAGAGGCCACGTGACGCCCCTGCGCCCATCACGGAGCCGGAGATCGTGTGCGTCGTCGAGACCGGGAAGCCGTAGTGCGCCGTCGTCCACAGGATCGACGCGCACGCGGTCTGGGCGGCGAACCCCTGGGGCGGGTCGATCTTGGCGATGCGCTGCCCCAGCGTCTTGATGATTCGCCAGCCGCCGGCGTACGTGCCTGCCGCCATCGCGAGCGCCGCCGAGGCGATCACCCACGTCGGCGGGCGGTCGAAGTCGGCGCCGAGGTGGCCGGTTGCGACGAGCGCGAGCGCGATGATGCCCATCGTCTTCTGCGCGTCGTTCGTGCCGTGGGTGAACGCGACGAAGCCTCCCGAGACGAGCTGGAGTCGTCGGAACACGCGGTTCACGCGGGCCGGCGAGCGACGGGCGATCAGCCAGGTGATGGCGACGATCAACGCGAAGGCGATCGCGATGCCGAGGAACGGGGCGAGCAGGGAGGGGATCAGCACCTTGCCCTTCAGCCCCTGCCACT
This window of the Gaiella occulta genome carries:
- a CDS encoding aquaporin, which translates into the protein MRARRSPTRRRSSSRRCSRRSRIGTARGAAASRTSGSQGQSFLWEAILTFFLMFVIMAVATDTRSAGEAAAIAIGGTVGLDPLFGGPISGASMNPARSLGPAVVSGDLRALWIYLTPPFLGAALAAHAYQFVRADRPGPAELAARRADTGAGPS
- a CDS encoding inorganic phosphate transporter, with amino-acid sequence MDELTLAAVVAVALFFDFTNGFHDTANAIATSVSTRALSPRAAVAMAAVLNFVGAFASIAVAATVAKGIVNPDVITLDIVLAGLTGAITWNLVTWYLGLPSSSSHALIGGIMGSAVFAEGWDVVQWQGLKGKVLIPSLLAPFLGIAIAFALIVAITWLIARRSPARVNRVFRRLQLVSGGFVAFTHGTNDAQKTMGIIALALVATGHLGADFDRPPTWVIASAALAMAAGTYAGGWRIIKTLGQRIAKIDPPQGFAAQTACASILWTTAHYGFPVSTTHTISGSVMGAGASRGLSAVRWGVAGNILLAWLFTIPMAFLVGGVMELVTRIEGGDLIVFFLVAVIAFGAFAARRWEMRRLQPAKA